One Agrobacterium sp. RAC06 DNA segment encodes these proteins:
- a CDS encoding GGDEF domain-containing protein: protein MNGAAFFLVVNFVVALSFSVVFVVVARRSHSRTAVIWLGAGFGVASLSAICELLVAYAGPTRFWALCAFATVLCGMVMLTIGIGQMYGRRISLPIASVYVLASVMLAHMIYELPRGTPLQALLYQSPFALVVLVGAITVILARQRTTLDLFLGILLTITSAHFFGKAGLAVWVGSGATAKDYVHTNYALISQSLTAVLIVTVGLTLLAKLVLEILAVHRTESEVDSLSGLANRRGFDRQVNEALQRHGRGRHAIIITDLDHFKRINDTYGHHVGDTVIRAFSEALRSQAPQGSALGRLGGEEFAIFLPQTSEHEAGRLALKLRHATMSLEGLPPSLRVTASFGIAVVSSVADLDEAYREADVALYRAKGAGRNRVELATSAAQSVASPC, encoded by the coding sequence ATGAACGGCGCAGCATTTTTTTTGGTCGTCAACTTTGTCGTCGCACTGTCATTCAGTGTGGTTTTTGTCGTCGTGGCAAGGCGCAGTCACTCGCGCACGGCCGTCATCTGGCTGGGCGCAGGATTTGGTGTCGCATCGCTTTCAGCAATTTGCGAGCTACTGGTCGCCTATGCCGGTCCGACCCGCTTTTGGGCACTCTGCGCTTTTGCCACGGTACTATGCGGTATGGTCATGCTGACGATCGGTATCGGTCAGATGTACGGGCGTCGCATTTCATTGCCGATCGCCTCAGTTTATGTTCTGGCGAGTGTCATGCTGGCGCACATGATCTATGAACTGCCGCGCGGTACGCCTTTGCAAGCCTTGCTCTATCAAAGTCCGTTCGCGCTGGTTGTTCTTGTGGGCGCGATCACGGTGATCCTTGCGCGGCAACGGACCACCCTCGACCTTTTCCTGGGCATTCTCCTGACCATCACAAGCGCACATTTCTTCGGCAAAGCCGGGTTGGCGGTCTGGGTTGGCTCCGGAGCGACGGCCAAAGATTATGTCCACACCAACTATGCTCTGATTTCGCAAAGCCTCACGGCTGTCTTGATCGTCACCGTCGGCTTGACGCTTCTGGCAAAGCTTGTCCTTGAAATACTGGCTGTTCACAGGACGGAATCGGAAGTTGACAGCCTGTCAGGGCTCGCCAACAGACGCGGTTTTGACAGGCAGGTCAATGAAGCGCTTCAGCGGCATGGGCGAGGGCGGCATGCCATCATCATCACCGATCTCGATCACTTCAAGCGCATAAACGATACCTACGGACACCATGTGGGTGATACCGTGATCCGGGCCTTTAGCGAAGCCTTGCGCTCTCAGGCGCCGCAAGGCTCTGCGCTCGGTCGGCTAGGCGGGGAGGAGTTCGCCATCTTCCTTCCCCAGACTTCTGAGCATGAGGCAGGTCGATTGGCTCTGAAGTTACGTCATGCGACGATGTCACTGGAAGGACTGCCGCCCTCGTTGCGTGTAACTGCCAGTTTCGGGATAGCAGTTGTCTCGTCTGTCGCTGATCTTGACGAGGCCTATCGTGAAGCTGATGTTGCGCTTTATCGGGCCAAGGGCGCGGGGCGCAACAGGGTCGAATTGGCGACCAGTGCGGCGCAATCGGTCGCGTCACCGTGTTAG
- a CDS encoding ISNCY family transposase, translated as MGLIAMSERDLQRIEILSRVVAGRMTTVSAAHVLDLSERQVRRLLERIRTGGAASIRHKAIGRPSNNRISDGVRDYAITLVRERYADFGPTLAAEKLTERDGLRVSRETVRGWMSDAGLWLSRKQRRTFHQPRLRREAYGELVQIDGSEHRWFEDRGPSCSLLVFVDDATGKLMQLRFVRSESAFTYFDALELYLKRHGAPIAFYSDKHSVFRVAKKDAKGGQGMTQFGRALCELNIEILCANSSQAKGRVERMNRTLQDRLVKELRLAGIATMEAGNAFLPVFMEDYNARFAVTPARSDDLHRPLNLAPDRLTEILCKREQRYVGSQLTFSFEGKRIMLEESEVTRGLVGKYVETYAYADGHLDIRWKGHSLPYTVFDKEQRVTHAAITENKRLGDVLAYIRERQEQQDKPKVKSNSGKNGYVKRVGKPGRRTDFMSDPVVIAKRTKALSRQEAAE; from the coding sequence ATGGGATTGATAGCGATGAGCGAGCGTGATCTGCAGCGGATCGAGATTCTGTCGAGGGTAGTTGCCGGGCGGATGACCACGGTTTCAGCGGCGCATGTGCTTGACCTGAGCGAGCGTCAGGTACGCCGGCTGCTGGAGCGTATCCGGACCGGCGGCGCGGCGTCGATCCGTCACAAGGCGATCGGCCGGCCCTCAAACAATCGGATCAGTGACGGGGTTCGCGATTATGCGATAACGCTGGTCCGCGAACGTTATGCAGATTTCGGTCCGACGTTGGCAGCCGAGAAGCTGACTGAGCGCGATGGCTTGCGTGTGTCGCGCGAGACGGTGCGCGGTTGGATGTCCGATGCTGGGCTGTGGTTGTCGCGCAAGCAGCGCCGGACGTTTCATCAACCGCGACTGCGGCGCGAAGCCTATGGCGAGCTGGTGCAGATCGACGGGTCAGAGCACCGCTGGTTCGAGGATCGTGGACCATCGTGTTCGCTGCTGGTGTTTGTCGACGATGCGACCGGCAAGTTGATGCAGTTGCGCTTTGTGCGTTCCGAAAGTGCCTTCACCTACTTCGATGCGCTGGAGCTCTATCTCAAGCGTCACGGCGCACCGATTGCCTTTTATTCGGACAAGCATTCGGTGTTTCGGGTGGCGAAGAAGGATGCCAAAGGTGGCCAGGGCATGACGCAGTTCGGACGTGCGCTTTGCGAGTTAAATATCGAGATTCTTTGTGCAAACTCGAGCCAGGCCAAAGGCCGTGTTGAGCGGATGAACCGGACGCTGCAGGATCGGTTGGTCAAGGAGCTGCGGCTCGCAGGGATCGCGACCATGGAGGCGGGCAATGCGTTTCTGCCTGTTTTCATGGAGGACTACAATGCGCGTTTTGCGGTTACCCCTGCCCGTTCGGACGACCTGCACCGGCCGCTGAATCTGGCGCCGGATCGGTTGACGGAGATCCTGTGCAAGCGCGAGCAGCGCTATGTCGGATCGCAACTGACGTTCTCGTTCGAGGGCAAGCGGATCATGCTGGAGGAGAGCGAAGTCACGCGTGGTCTAGTTGGCAAATATGTCGAGACCTACGCCTATGCAGACGGCCACCTGGACATTCGTTGGAAAGGCCATTCCCTGCCCTACACGGTGTTCGACAAGGAGCAGCGGGTAACGCATGCGGCGATCACCGAGAACAAGCGGCTGGGTGACGTATTGGCCTATATCAGGGAGCGCCAGGAACAGCAGGACAAGCCGAAAGTAAAGAGCAACAGCGGCAAGAATGGTTACGTCAAGCGCGTTGGGAAGCCTGGCCGGCGGACGGACTTCATGAGTGATCCGGTGGTGATTGCCAAGCGGACGAAGGCATTGTCGCGGCAGGAGGCTGCGGAATGA
- a CDS encoding DUF736 domain-containing protein — translation MATIGTFTANENGFTGSIRTLALNVKARFARVENPSDKGPQFRVYAGSVELGAAWQKRSTETDRDYLSVKLDDPSFPAPIYATLTEVEGEDGYQLIWSRATRD, via the coding sequence ATGGCAACCATCGGCACCTTCACTGCAAACGAGAACGGCTTTACTGGCTCCATCCGCACACTTGCCCTTAACGTAAAGGCGCGCTTCGCCCGGGTCGAGAACCCCTCCGATAAGGGCCCGCAGTTCCGCGTCTATGCTGGAAGCGTTGAGCTCGGCGCGGCCTGGCAGAAGCGCTCCACCGAGACTGACCGCGACTATCTCTCGGTCAAGCTGGACGATCCAAGCTTCCCTGCTCCGATCTATGCCACGCTGACTGAGGTCGAGGGCGAGGACGGCTACCAGCTCATCTGGTCGCGGGCGACCAGGGACTGA
- the bcsN gene encoding cellulose biosynthesis protein BcsN — MSIDPGVRQNFYGAYGTATGKLGANGGCVYPWQSISCDIELGRDKAVEVHLRDCHAATGPDRLADLLSGLSMNKARCITSQSQSA; from the coding sequence ATGAGCATAGATCCCGGCGTCCGACAGAACTTCTATGGCGCCTATGGCACGGCAACTGGTAAGCTTGGCGCGAACGGCGGCTGTGTTTACCCTTGGCAGAGCATTAGCTGCGATATTGAACTTGGCCGCGATAAGGCGGTGGAGGTTCACCTCCGCGACTGCCATGCCGCGACCGGTCCAGATAGGCTTGCAGATCTGTTGAGCGGACTGTCAATGAACAAGGCCCGGTGCATCACGTCGCAAAGCCAATCAGCTTAG
- a CDS encoding WGR domain-containing protein yields MITQPYQLYVERTDASRKMARYYAMEISTSLFGEICLTRAWGRIGKGGQRRIQSFEREEEAVSLFLELLRQKKARGYRPCPRHRPGSRPASRPDAIDV; encoded by the coding sequence ATGATCACACAGCCCTATCAGTTATATGTTGAACGGACCGACGCCTCGAGGAAGATGGCGCGCTATTATGCTATGGAAATTTCGACAAGCCTGTTTGGCGAAATCTGCCTGACCAGGGCTTGGGGCAGGATTGGCAAGGGCGGACAAAGGAGGATCCAATCCTTTGAACGGGAGGAAGAGGCCGTCAGCCTGTTTCTGGAGCTTCTGAGACAAAAGAAGGCGAGGGGGTATCGACCGTGCCCGCGACACAGGCCAGGGTCGAGACCGGCATCGAGGCCAGACGCGATTGACGTATAA
- the traG gene encoding Ti-type conjugative transfer system protein TraG has translation MTPIRIFIATAAAAMMGLCALVLPLVISPWHLSFGGSDRTRIILDHVSAILPYAAAAVSGLVMLFAARGALSIKAAGWGVAAGAILVLLFDVAAKSSRHFSSSGANAFDASGFFRLDVATAIGPVLLALCGGFAMRVAVRGNAAFQRREPKRIRGRRALHGDADWMSLTKAAKLFGEGGGIVIGECYRVDHDSAASIAFRTDNEATWGAGGRSKLLCFDASFGSTHGIAFAGSGGFKTTSVTIPTALKWDGTLIVLDPSNEVAPVVEEHRKTYGRDVFVLNPKDPTVGFNALDWIGRHSTSKEEDIAAVASWIMSESGRASSHRDDFFRASALQLLTAVIADVCLSGHTDKRNQNLRTVRANLSEPEPKLRARLERIHATSQSEFVKENVATFVNMTPETFSGVYANAIKETHWLSYPNYAALVSGSTFATDDLANGKTDIFIALDLKSLEMHAGLARVMIGTFLNAIYGRDGAMPGRALFLLDEVARLGFMRILETARDAGRKYGISLILLYQSIGQMRESFGGRDAASKWFESASWISFSAINDPETADYISRRCGMTTVEIDKISRSFQAKGTSRTRSTQLASRPLILPHEVLQMRADEQIIFTSGNPPLRCGRALWFRRSEMRTCLDQSRFGKAREHQNIR, from the coding sequence ATGACGCCAATTAGGATTTTCATCGCAACAGCTGCTGCGGCAATGATGGGTCTTTGCGCGCTTGTCCTGCCTTTGGTCATCTCCCCATGGCATCTATCCTTCGGCGGAAGCGACAGAACACGCATCATCCTGGATCACGTAAGCGCAATCCTGCCCTATGCGGCAGCGGCTGTGTCCGGCCTTGTCATGCTTTTTGCAGCAAGAGGAGCACTCAGCATCAAGGCGGCAGGCTGGGGTGTCGCTGCAGGTGCGATCCTGGTGCTGCTCTTTGACGTGGCGGCGAAAAGCTCTCGTCATTTCTCCTCGAGTGGGGCCAATGCATTCGACGCCTCGGGCTTCTTCCGGCTTGATGTGGCAACGGCGATCGGTCCCGTTCTCCTGGCTTTATGTGGAGGCTTTGCGATGCGTGTGGCAGTCCGGGGCAATGCAGCATTTCAGCGCCGTGAGCCCAAACGTATCCGCGGCAGACGGGCCCTTCATGGTGATGCCGACTGGATGAGCTTGACCAAAGCTGCCAAGCTCTTTGGTGAGGGCGGTGGCATCGTTATCGGTGAGTGCTACCGGGTCGACCACGACAGCGCAGCAAGCATTGCGTTCCGCACCGACAATGAGGCGACCTGGGGGGCAGGGGGCAGGTCAAAGCTCTTGTGTTTCGATGCCTCCTTTGGATCAACGCATGGGATCGCCTTTGCCGGATCTGGCGGTTTCAAGACGACGTCGGTGACGATACCGACGGCGCTGAAATGGGACGGCACGCTCATCGTCCTCGACCCATCCAACGAGGTGGCCCCTGTGGTCGAAGAGCATCGCAAGACATACGGTCGTGATGTCTTTGTTCTCAATCCCAAGGATCCGACTGTCGGCTTCAATGCACTCGACTGGATCGGTCGTCACAGCACCAGCAAGGAGGAAGATATTGCAGCCGTTGCCTCCTGGATCATGAGTGAAAGCGGTCGTGCAAGCAGCCACCGCGACGACTTCTTCCGTGCCTCGGCCTTACAATTGCTGACGGCCGTAATTGCAGATGTCTGCCTGTCTGGTCATACGGACAAAAGAAACCAGAACTTACGCACTGTCAGGGCAAACCTGTCCGAGCCCGAGCCGAAACTGAGAGCGAGGCTCGAGCGTATTCACGCGACCTCGCAGTCTGAATTCGTCAAGGAGAATGTCGCCACATTCGTCAATATGACGCCTGAGACCTTTTCCGGCGTCTATGCCAATGCGATCAAGGAAACCCACTGGCTGAGCTATCCCAATTACGCTGCACTCGTTTCTGGATCGACCTTTGCCACCGACGACCTGGCAAATGGAAAGACTGACATCTTCATCGCCCTTGATCTCAAGAGCCTGGAAATGCATGCGGGGCTGGCCAGGGTCATGATCGGTACCTTCTTGAATGCGATCTATGGTCGGGACGGGGCAATGCCGGGACGCGCTCTGTTTCTCCTCGATGAGGTCGCGCGCCTGGGCTTCATGCGTATCCTTGAAACCGCGCGTGATGCTGGCCGCAAATACGGCATCAGCCTCATCCTGCTATATCAATCCATCGGGCAGATGCGCGAGAGCTTCGGTGGCCGCGATGCTGCCAGCAAGTGGTTTGAAAGCGCTAGCTGGATCAGTTTTTCAGCCATCAACGACCCGGAAACGGCCGACTATATCTCCAGGCGTTGCGGCATGACGACCGTCGAGATCGACAAGATCAGCCGCAGTTTTCAGGCGAAAGGCACCTCGAGAACCCGATCGACGCAGCTGGCAAGCCGGCCGTTGATCCTGCCGCATGAAGTCCTTCAAATGCGCGCTGACGAGCAGATCATCTTTACCAGCGGCAATCCGCCTTTGCGCTGCGGTCGGGCTTTGTGGTTTCGCCGCTCGGAAATGCGTACTTGTCTCGATCAGAGCCGCTTTGGCAAGGCACGCGAACACCAGAATATCCGGTGA
- the traD gene encoding type IV conjugative transfer system coupling protein TraD, with amino-acid sequence MQRLKTVEARKRDTRDKIELGGLIVKAGLRYEKRALLLGLLIDGASRIEASVDEKARLLAIGVKAFGHDAN; translated from the coding sequence ATGCAAAGGCTAAAGACAGTTGAAGCGAGAAAGCGCGATACCCGCGACAAGATCGAACTCGGCGGCCTGATCGTCAAAGCCGGGCTACGCTATGAAAAACGGGCATTGCTGCTTGGCCTATTGATCGACGGGGCGAGCAGGATCGAGGCCAGTGTCGACGAGAAGGCCCGGCTGCTGGCGATCGGGGTCAAGGCCTTTGGTCATGACGCCAATTAG
- a CDS encoding TraC family protein, with protein MKKTSARIREDLARLQEQLRQAETRDAERIGRIALKAGLGEVVVDERELQAAFEELADRFRSACQEPEQMGWPQQRAGAQNKARGADPEAKAPELHSAFPAQSPDIED; from the coding sequence ATGAAGAAGACCAGCGCTAGAATCAGAGAAGACCTGGCACGTTTGCAGGAGCAGTTGAGACAGGCAGAAACGCGAGACGCCGAGCGGATCGGACGCATCGCCCTGAAGGCAGGGCTCGGTGAGGTCGTCGTCGACGAACGCGAATTGCAGGCCGCCTTCGAAGAATTGGCAGACCGTTTTCGCAGCGCATGCCAGGAGCCCGAGCAAATGGGATGGCCCCAGCAAAGGGCAGGGGCCCAGAACAAAGCAAGAGGAGCAGACCCCGAAGCCAAAGCGCCCGAGCTACACAGTGCTTTCCCGGCTCAAAGCCCAGATATCGAGGACTGA